In Brassica rapa cultivar Chiifu-401-42 chromosome A06, CAAS_Brap_v3.01, whole genome shotgun sequence, a single window of DNA contains:
- the LOC103873779 gene encoding probable LRR receptor-like serine/threonine-protein kinase At5g63710 isoform X1, with product MAHSGNGERFCNPLRNCFTWNHLILQCFMVLTFVGNTSSSTQPDIEGGALLQLRDSLKDSSNRLRWTRDFVSPCFSWSYVTCRDQSVVALSLASNGFTGTLSPSITKLKFLVTLELQNNSLSGTLPDYLGNMSNLQTLNLSVNSFNGSIPASWSQLSNLKHLDLSNNNLTGSIPTQFFSIPTFDFSGTHLTCGKSLNQPCSSSSRLPVTSSKKKLRNITLTATCVASIILFLGAMVMYHHHRRRRTKNDIFFDVAGEDDRKISFGQLKRFSLREVQLATDSFNESNLIGQGGFGKVYRGMLPDKTKVAVKRLADYFSPGGEAAFQREIQLISVAVHKNLLRLIGFCTTSSERILVYPYMENLSVAYRLRDLKAGEEGLDWPTRKRVAYGSAHGLEYLHEHCNPKIIHRDLKAANILLDNNFEPVLGDFGLAKLVDTSLTHVTTQVRGTMGHIAPEYLCTGKSSEKTDVFGYGITLLELVTGQRAIDFSRLEEEENILLLDHCWMCMKQIKKLLREQRLRDIVDCNLTTYDSEEVETIVQVALLCTQGAPEDRPAMSEVVKMLQGTGSLAEKWIEWEQLEEVRNKEALLLPTLPATWDEEESTIDQESIRLSSAR from the exons ATGGCTCACTCAG GGAACGGTGAAAGATTTTGCAATCCACTAAGAAATTGCTTTACATGGAACCATTTGATCTTACAATGCTTCATGGTCTTAACTTTTGTGGGGAACACTTCTTCATCAACTCAACCAGATATAGAAG GAGGAGCTTTGTTGCAGCTCAGAGACTCACTTAAGGATTCAAGCAATCGTCTAAGATGGACACGAGATTTCGTGAGCCCTTGCTTTAGCTGGTCTTATGTCACCTGCAGAGACCAGAGTGTTGTGGCTCT GAGTCTTGCCTCAAATGGATTCACAGGAACACTCTCTCCATCTATTACAAAACTGAAGTTCTTGGTTACACT AGAGTTACAGAACAACAGTTTATCTGGTACTTTACCGGATTATCTAGGGAACATGAGTAATCTTCAGACGTTAAACCTCTCAGTGAACAGTTTCAACGGCTCAATACCCGCCAGCTGGAGTCAGCTCTCGAATCTAAAGCATTT AGATCTCTCAAACAATAACTTAACAGGAAGCATCCCTACACAGTTCTTCTCAATCCCAACATTCGA TTTCTCAGGAACTCATCTTACATGTGGTAAAAGCTTGAACCAGCCTTGTTCTTCAAGCTCTCGTCTTCCAG TCACGTCCTCCAAGAAGAAGCTAAGAAACATCACTTTAACCGCAACTTGTGTTGCTTCTATAATCTTATTCCTTGGAGCTATGGTTATGTATCACCACCATCGCCGTCGCAGAACCAAAAACGACATATTTTTCGATGTAGCTGGTGAAGATGACAGGAAGATCTCCTTCGGACAGCTAAAAAGATTCTCTTTGCGTGAAGTTCAGCTAGCAACAGACAGTTTCAACGAGAGCAATTTGATCGGACAAGGAGGGTTTGGAAAAGTGTACAGAGGTATGCTTCCAGACAAAACAAAAGTTGCAGTGAAACGCCTTGCGGATTACTTCAGTCCTGGAGGTGAAGCAGCTTTCCAAAGAGAGATTCAGCTCATTAGCGTCGCGGTTCATAAGAATCTCTTACGCCTTATTGGCTTCTGCACAACTTCCTCTGAGAGGATCCTTGTGTATCCATACATGGAGAATCTTAGTGTCGCATATCGACTAAGAG ATTTAAAGGCGGGAGAGGAAGGGTTAGACTGGCCAACAAGGAAGCGTGTGGCTTACGGTTCAGCTCATGGTTTAGAGTATCTACACGAGCACTGTAACCCCAAGATCATACACCGCGATCTCAAGGCTGCAAACATACTTCTAGACAACAACTTTGAGCCTGTTCTTGGAGATTTTGGTTTAGCTAAGCTTGTGGATACATCGCTGACTCATGTCACAACTCAAGTCCGAGGCACAATGGGACACATTGCGCCAGAGTATCTCTGCACAGGAAAATCATCAGAGAAGACCGATGTTTTCGGTTACGGTATAACACTTCTTGAACTAGTTACTGGTCAGCGTGCAATCGACTTTTCGCGCTTGGAAGAGGAGGAAAACATTCTCTTGCTTGATCAT TGTTGGATGTGTATGAAACAGATAAAGAAGCTGTTGAGAGAACAGAGACTGAGAGACATTGTTGATTGCAATTTGACTACTTATGACTCGGAAGAAGTTGAAACCATTGTTCAAGTGGCTCTTCTATGTACACAAGGCGCACCAGAAGATAGACCAGCGATGTCTGAAGTGGTTAAGATGCTTCAAGGGACTGGTAGTTTGGCTGAAAAATGGATTGAGTGGGAACAACTTGAAGAAGTTAGGAACAAAGAAGCATTGTTGCTTCCGACCTTACCAGCTACTTGGGACGAAGAAGAGTCCACCATAGATCAAGAATCTATCAGGTTATCGTCAGCAAGATGA
- the LOC103873779 gene encoding probable LRR receptor-like serine/threonine-protein kinase At5g63710 isoform X2 has protein sequence MSSGNGERFCNPLRNCFTWNHLILQCFMVLTFVGNTSSSTQPDIEGGALLQLRDSLKDSSNRLRWTRDFVSPCFSWSYVTCRDQSVVALSLASNGFTGTLSPSITKLKFLVTLELQNNSLSGTLPDYLGNMSNLQTLNLSVNSFNGSIPASWSQLSNLKHLDLSNNNLTGSIPTQFFSIPTFDFSGTHLTCGKSLNQPCSSSSRLPVTSSKKKLRNITLTATCVASIILFLGAMVMYHHHRRRRTKNDIFFDVAGEDDRKISFGQLKRFSLREVQLATDSFNESNLIGQGGFGKVYRGMLPDKTKVAVKRLADYFSPGGEAAFQREIQLISVAVHKNLLRLIGFCTTSSERILVYPYMENLSVAYRLRDLKAGEEGLDWPTRKRVAYGSAHGLEYLHEHCNPKIIHRDLKAANILLDNNFEPVLGDFGLAKLVDTSLTHVTTQVRGTMGHIAPEYLCTGKSSEKTDVFGYGITLLELVTGQRAIDFSRLEEEENILLLDHCWMCMKQIKKLLREQRLRDIVDCNLTTYDSEEVETIVQVALLCTQGAPEDRPAMSEVVKMLQGTGSLAEKWIEWEQLEEVRNKEALLLPTLPATWDEEESTIDQESIRLSSAR, from the exons ATGAGCTCTG GGAACGGTGAAAGATTTTGCAATCCACTAAGAAATTGCTTTACATGGAACCATTTGATCTTACAATGCTTCATGGTCTTAACTTTTGTGGGGAACACTTCTTCATCAACTCAACCAGATATAGAAG GAGGAGCTTTGTTGCAGCTCAGAGACTCACTTAAGGATTCAAGCAATCGTCTAAGATGGACACGAGATTTCGTGAGCCCTTGCTTTAGCTGGTCTTATGTCACCTGCAGAGACCAGAGTGTTGTGGCTCT GAGTCTTGCCTCAAATGGATTCACAGGAACACTCTCTCCATCTATTACAAAACTGAAGTTCTTGGTTACACT AGAGTTACAGAACAACAGTTTATCTGGTACTTTACCGGATTATCTAGGGAACATGAGTAATCTTCAGACGTTAAACCTCTCAGTGAACAGTTTCAACGGCTCAATACCCGCCAGCTGGAGTCAGCTCTCGAATCTAAAGCATTT AGATCTCTCAAACAATAACTTAACAGGAAGCATCCCTACACAGTTCTTCTCAATCCCAACATTCGA TTTCTCAGGAACTCATCTTACATGTGGTAAAAGCTTGAACCAGCCTTGTTCTTCAAGCTCTCGTCTTCCAG TCACGTCCTCCAAGAAGAAGCTAAGAAACATCACTTTAACCGCAACTTGTGTTGCTTCTATAATCTTATTCCTTGGAGCTATGGTTATGTATCACCACCATCGCCGTCGCAGAACCAAAAACGACATATTTTTCGATGTAGCTGGTGAAGATGACAGGAAGATCTCCTTCGGACAGCTAAAAAGATTCTCTTTGCGTGAAGTTCAGCTAGCAACAGACAGTTTCAACGAGAGCAATTTGATCGGACAAGGAGGGTTTGGAAAAGTGTACAGAGGTATGCTTCCAGACAAAACAAAAGTTGCAGTGAAACGCCTTGCGGATTACTTCAGTCCTGGAGGTGAAGCAGCTTTCCAAAGAGAGATTCAGCTCATTAGCGTCGCGGTTCATAAGAATCTCTTACGCCTTATTGGCTTCTGCACAACTTCCTCTGAGAGGATCCTTGTGTATCCATACATGGAGAATCTTAGTGTCGCATATCGACTAAGAG ATTTAAAGGCGGGAGAGGAAGGGTTAGACTGGCCAACAAGGAAGCGTGTGGCTTACGGTTCAGCTCATGGTTTAGAGTATCTACACGAGCACTGTAACCCCAAGATCATACACCGCGATCTCAAGGCTGCAAACATACTTCTAGACAACAACTTTGAGCCTGTTCTTGGAGATTTTGGTTTAGCTAAGCTTGTGGATACATCGCTGACTCATGTCACAACTCAAGTCCGAGGCACAATGGGACACATTGCGCCAGAGTATCTCTGCACAGGAAAATCATCAGAGAAGACCGATGTTTTCGGTTACGGTATAACACTTCTTGAACTAGTTACTGGTCAGCGTGCAATCGACTTTTCGCGCTTGGAAGAGGAGGAAAACATTCTCTTGCTTGATCAT TGTTGGATGTGTATGAAACAGATAAAGAAGCTGTTGAGAGAACAGAGACTGAGAGACATTGTTGATTGCAATTTGACTACTTATGACTCGGAAGAAGTTGAAACCATTGTTCAAGTGGCTCTTCTATGTACACAAGGCGCACCAGAAGATAGACCAGCGATGTCTGAAGTGGTTAAGATGCTTCAAGGGACTGGTAGTTTGGCTGAAAAATGGATTGAGTGGGAACAACTTGAAGAAGTTAGGAACAAAGAAGCATTGTTGCTTCCGACCTTACCAGCTACTTGGGACGAAGAAGAGTCCACCATAGATCAAGAATCTATCAGGTTATCGTCAGCAAGATGA
- the LOC103873779 gene encoding probable LRR receptor-like serine/threonine-protein kinase At5g63710 isoform X3, whose protein sequence is MAHSGNGERFCNPLRNCFTWNHLILQCFMVLTFVGNTSSSTQPDIEGGALLQLRDSLKDSSNRLRWTRDFVSPCFSWSYVTCRDQSVVALSLASNGFTGTLSPSITKLKFLVTLELQNNSLSGTLPDYLGNMSNLQTLNLSVNSFNGSIPASWSQLSNLKHLDLSNNNLTGSIPTQFFSIPTFDFSGTHLTCGKSLNQPCSSSSRLPVTSSKKKLRNITLTATCVASIILFLGAMVMYHHHRRRRTKNDIFFDVAGEDDRKISFGQLKRFSLREVQLATDSFNESNLIGQGGFGKVYRGMLPDKTKVAVKRLADYFSPGGEAAFQREIQLISVAVHKNLLRLIGFCTTSSERILVYPYMENLSVAYRLRDLKAGEEGLDWPTRKRVAYGSAHGLEYLHEHCNPKIIHRDLKAANILLDNNFEPVLGDFGLAKLVDTSLTHVTTQVRGTMGHIAPEYLCTGKSSEKTDVFGYGITLLELVTGQRAIDFSRLEEEENILLLDHIKKLLREQRLRDIVDCNLTTYDSEEVETIVQVALLCTQGAPEDRPAMSEVVKMLQGTGSLAEKWIEWEQLEEVRNKEALLLPTLPATWDEEESTIDQESIRLSSAR, encoded by the exons ATGGCTCACTCAG GGAACGGTGAAAGATTTTGCAATCCACTAAGAAATTGCTTTACATGGAACCATTTGATCTTACAATGCTTCATGGTCTTAACTTTTGTGGGGAACACTTCTTCATCAACTCAACCAGATATAGAAG GAGGAGCTTTGTTGCAGCTCAGAGACTCACTTAAGGATTCAAGCAATCGTCTAAGATGGACACGAGATTTCGTGAGCCCTTGCTTTAGCTGGTCTTATGTCACCTGCAGAGACCAGAGTGTTGTGGCTCT GAGTCTTGCCTCAAATGGATTCACAGGAACACTCTCTCCATCTATTACAAAACTGAAGTTCTTGGTTACACT AGAGTTACAGAACAACAGTTTATCTGGTACTTTACCGGATTATCTAGGGAACATGAGTAATCTTCAGACGTTAAACCTCTCAGTGAACAGTTTCAACGGCTCAATACCCGCCAGCTGGAGTCAGCTCTCGAATCTAAAGCATTT AGATCTCTCAAACAATAACTTAACAGGAAGCATCCCTACACAGTTCTTCTCAATCCCAACATTCGA TTTCTCAGGAACTCATCTTACATGTGGTAAAAGCTTGAACCAGCCTTGTTCTTCAAGCTCTCGTCTTCCAG TCACGTCCTCCAAGAAGAAGCTAAGAAACATCACTTTAACCGCAACTTGTGTTGCTTCTATAATCTTATTCCTTGGAGCTATGGTTATGTATCACCACCATCGCCGTCGCAGAACCAAAAACGACATATTTTTCGATGTAGCTGGTGAAGATGACAGGAAGATCTCCTTCGGACAGCTAAAAAGATTCTCTTTGCGTGAAGTTCAGCTAGCAACAGACAGTTTCAACGAGAGCAATTTGATCGGACAAGGAGGGTTTGGAAAAGTGTACAGAGGTATGCTTCCAGACAAAACAAAAGTTGCAGTGAAACGCCTTGCGGATTACTTCAGTCCTGGAGGTGAAGCAGCTTTCCAAAGAGAGATTCAGCTCATTAGCGTCGCGGTTCATAAGAATCTCTTACGCCTTATTGGCTTCTGCACAACTTCCTCTGAGAGGATCCTTGTGTATCCATACATGGAGAATCTTAGTGTCGCATATCGACTAAGAG ATTTAAAGGCGGGAGAGGAAGGGTTAGACTGGCCAACAAGGAAGCGTGTGGCTTACGGTTCAGCTCATGGTTTAGAGTATCTACACGAGCACTGTAACCCCAAGATCATACACCGCGATCTCAAGGCTGCAAACATACTTCTAGACAACAACTTTGAGCCTGTTCTTGGAGATTTTGGTTTAGCTAAGCTTGTGGATACATCGCTGACTCATGTCACAACTCAAGTCCGAGGCACAATGGGACACATTGCGCCAGAGTATCTCTGCACAGGAAAATCATCAGAGAAGACCGATGTTTTCGGTTACGGTATAACACTTCTTGAACTAGTTACTGGTCAGCGTGCAATCGACTTTTCGCGCTTGGAAGAGGAGGAAAACATTCTCTTGCTTGATCAT ATAAAGAAGCTGTTGAGAGAACAGAGACTGAGAGACATTGTTGATTGCAATTTGACTACTTATGACTCGGAAGAAGTTGAAACCATTGTTCAAGTGGCTCTTCTATGTACACAAGGCGCACCAGAAGATAGACCAGCGATGTCTGAAGTGGTTAAGATGCTTCAAGGGACTGGTAGTTTGGCTGAAAAATGGATTGAGTGGGAACAACTTGAAGAAGTTAGGAACAAAGAAGCATTGTTGCTTCCGACCTTACCAGCTACTTGGGACGAAGAAGAGTCCACCATAGATCAAGAATCTATCAGGTTATCGTCAGCAAGATGA
- the LOC103873794 gene encoding protein KOKOPELLI, with translation MEPLNVECDLQSLRRLYSLLLLQSNANKEYVPQTFLLDENSQFLLKRLLDSATEELLARQHKVLAQAQLGLPEKVSTPSTKTNSVSRGIVKLPSKAALTHEVVDSIERIETQLSAFQFCSSRGDRTRSCKSPGGVTPTEEEGYSSSVMTFQRLNEKALMEPRQSYLRSRQMRHTTRTSSVAPSLRSVTNNATVGSRYDPDLALQSHSSHDDQIGLATSRPPRPLRSVGFEKPSRTSQKMASMKPTLLLDQGIDTGTSSESEQQVYSTEQESDEAYGGETVSTSGSSWETHAESVTESDSSYPSESEGDDENPQVSDSPPHNRSRGLAKQRKNGAGRLKRFKDKLGKVFHHHHYHHHEHHNKKEEQGRKPSAWKHLVKKHLHKDKEKLTERRMKSESKGLTTHNNKGGQFHALVKGFMRHHRRHSKNKKQKLKTPKRQGGVKFPKRERVKSEKTNYLCNKDQEHDGN, from the exons atggaGCCTCTTAACGTTGAATGCGATCTTCAGTCACTGAGAAGATTAtacagtcttcttcttctccaatcaAATGCAAACAAGGAATATGTACCCCAAACATTTTTG TTAGATGAGAATTCACAGTTTCTACTAAAACGGTTGCTCGATTCTGCGACCGAGGAACTATTGGCTAGACAACACAAG GTACTTGCACAAGCACAGTTAGGTTTGCCAGAGAAAGTTTCTACACCGAGTACTAAAACAAACTCAGTCTCAAGGGGTATCGTCAAGTTGCCTAGTAAGGCTGCTTTAACACATGAAGTCGTTGATTCAATCGAAAGAATCGAAACACAGCTTTCTGCTTTTCAGTTTTGTTCTAGTCGTGGCGATAGAACAAGGTCTTGCAAGTCTCCTGGTGGAGTAACTCCCACGGAAGAAGAAGGTTACTCATCTTCTGTAATGACTTTTCAAAGGTTAAACGAAAAAGCGTTGATGGAACCAAGACAAAGCTATTTAAGGAGTAGGCAAATGAGGCATACTACAAGAACATCAAGCGTAGCTCCTAGCCTTAGAAGTGTGACTAATAATGCAACAGTTGGAAGCCGTTATGATCCAGATTTGGCTCTTCAGTCACACTCTTCTCATGATGATCAGATTGGTCTTGCCACGTCAAGACCGCCTCGTCCTCTGAGGTCTGTTGGTTTCGAGAAGCCTAGCAGAACGTCACAGAAGATGGCTAGTATGAAACCAACTTTGTTATTGGATCAAGGAATCGACACTGGAACAAGCTCAGAAAGCGAACAACAAGTTTATTCAACAGAGCAAGAATCAGATGAAGCCTATGGTGGGGAAACAGTATCAACCTCTGGCTCAAGCTGGGAAACTCATGCTGAGAGCGTCACCGAGTCAGACTCATCATATCCATCAGAGAGTGAAGGTGATGATGAGAACCCTCAAGTCAGTGATTCTCCTCCACATAACAGATCAAGGGGTCTTGCAAAACAGAGGAAAAACGGGGCAGGGCGGCTTAAAAGATTCAAGGACAAGCTAGGTAAAGTGTTTCACCATCACCACTACCACCACCATGAGCATCACAACAAGAAAGAAGAGCAAGGCCGCAAGCCATCAGCTTGGAAGCATTTAGTGAAGAAACATCTCCACAAAGACAAAGAGAAATTGACTGAAAGGCGGATGAAGTCAGAATCCAAAGGTCTAACTACACATAACAACAAAGGTGGACAGTTTCATGCGCTGGTGAAAGGATTCATGAGACATCATAGAAGACACTCAAAGAACAAAAAGCAGAAGTTGAAAACCCCTAAGCGTCAAGGTGGTGTCAAGTTTCCCAAAAGAGAGAGGGTTAAGtcagaaaaaacaaattatttatgtaataaGGATCAAGAACATGATGGAAACTAG